The genomic stretch taaatgaagaacctggttcatcagtattggtTCATCCGAATGCTAAGGAATGTTTtttatactctgcacaattagaaatataaatatttaaatcatgagcagaagtcctacaattgttcaactccttagaaaattctatccgttCATTTTTTAACCAGTTCCGTTAGCTTTAGAACTCTAAACCACAAAATTTGCCTAAAATAAAGGGAAGCTTAACCGTTCATTCaaacctgaaatttcaggttgattagacctctaattgaccactGCTAAAGCTGCTGTTATACATTAAATGtgtatttctctttaaatacGCACCATTACCTCCTGCCATCTTCATAATTCTAAACCGTCAAAAACACTTCTTCACTTTCAATTGCTTTCTTCACCAAAGTTCTAACTCaccaattctctcaagaaatcaGCGACAATGACAAACCCACAAGACAACCCAGGAACTCCTCCACAGCCCACTCCCTCTGATTCATCTACCCCTCCTCCACCTAGCCTGACTCTCAAACCCAGGCTAAGAAGATTAAAAATGCTTGCTCGCAAAACGGTGATATCTGGTGATCTCTCAAAGAAATCGAATGAGCAATTAAAGGCAAGTCAGGCTCAAAATTCTGATTCTACCTCTGATTCTGAGTCTTACAAATTTGCTAGTAAGCGGGAAGGACCTGGGTCTTCTGAATTTGAGAAGGCTCAAGAATCCCCTTCTAAGGTGAGTTCTTCTTTGACTGAGAATTTAGAAAATAGGTTTATTTTGGTTGGGTCTATTAGGGATGTGGAATTACCTAAGTTacgaaggagtggaggtaaaaagaaatttaaaaaagaaaaggagagagaggGCGAATGTGGTGATGTGAGGGAAAAAGGGAAATGAGTGGCTGATTACTCACCCACTATTGTATTGCTTTTACCTGTTATTTGTGGGGTTGCACAAGACATTGTTGAAGAAAGTGGCAaaaagtcagggggaagtggttctgatAAAGCTACTGAAGGGTTAGTTAATCTAAGTTCACagggagatgaacctggttcatcagttgtaGAGACCCTAGCAAGCCTTTTGAAAAGGGTAGGTGCAAGTTACgatccaaagaaaaggagaactccCACACCAGAACCCCCTAGTGCTCCTAAACCTTCAAAGAAACAAAAGGCTTCCTCTCCAACACCTACTGAAACTTCCTTGCCAaagggaagagccacaagaagcagggtgaaaCAGAGTGAGAGTGATCTACAAAAGGCTCTGGCTAAAAGTAAGAAGAAAAGGATGGCTAAAGGAAAGGGTAAGGTTGCAGAGTCCTCAGAAGCTATTGATATTGAGCAGATGGAACAGGTCCATTAGGAGGAAGTTACAAtagtggaggttcagacccccaagcccaaaaagcccaagacttcttccaagaagtcttcctttGTGTCTGAGGCTGTTGAACCCTCAttggccaagaggacaaggtctgtAGTAAAAAGTAAACAAGTTAGAGTTTCTGAAGAGGAggaatggagtggtgaagaagaaagtgagtctgatggtgaacaagacaagctggCCAAGTTTGGCAAGAGAAAATTTTTGAAGGGTAGATTGCTGAAAGACCTGATGGAACCAAGAATGATTAGACTGGTGGATACCTTAGCTGCTCAAGGCTAGAAGGACAtagtccttcagatgga from Nicotiana sylvestris chromosome 12, ASM39365v2, whole genome shotgun sequence encodes the following:
- the LOC138884053 gene encoding protein gar2-like is translated as MTNPQDNPGTPPQPTPSDSSTPPPPSLTLKPRLRRLKMLARKTVISGDLSKKSNEQLKASQAQNSDSTSDSESYKFASKREGPGSSEFEKAQESPSKVSSSLTENLENRFILVGSIRDVELPKLRRSGDIVEESGKKSGGSGSDKATEGLVNLSSQGDEPGSSVVETLASLLKRVGASYDPKKRRTPTPEPPSAPKPSKKQKASSPTPTETSLPKGRATRSRVKQSESDLQKALAKSKKKRMAKGKGKVAESSEAIDIEQMEQAVEPSLAKRTRSVVKSKQVRVSEEEEWSGEEESESDGEQDKLAKFGKRKFLKGRLLKDLMEPRMIRLVDTLAAQG